The Solanum pennellii chromosome 11, SPENNV200 genome contains a region encoding:
- the LOC107004535 gene encoding lysM domain-containing GPI-anchored protein 1-like: MLPFLFLLMSFSFIHPTTSKSTIEPCSNSDTCSSLLGYSLYTDLKVSEVASLFQTDPISLLTTNAIDISYPDVENHILPAKLFLKVPVTCSCVDGIFKSAFVHYKTRPSDTLSLIADIIYGGLVSADQIKEGNPNAVGPDPSVLNVGTNLWIPLPCTCFNGTDNNLPAIYMSYVVRAVDTLAGIAARYSTTLTDLMNVNALGGPSIKEGDILSIPLSACTSSFPRSASDYGLSVANGSYSITASHCVQCSCGPGGRNLYCMPASFAVSCSSMQCKNSNLMLGNVTIQQTGGGCNVTSCNYGGLVNGTIITTLSTSLQPRCPGPQQFPPLVAPPTSVGPDSMFAPAPSPSESGGAPIYRPHTSIVPASGSIIAFPPSGGPSGSTSSACSLNPFVSLLMAVFLCLSMKYAISLPL; this comes from the exons ATGCTACCTTTCTTGTTCCTCTTGATGAGCTTTAGTTTCATCCATCCCACAACTTCAAAATCTACTATTGAGCCATGTTCCAACTCTGATACTTGTTCTTCCCTTCTTGGCTACTCTCTTTATACTGACCTTAAGGTTTCTGAAGTGGCTTCACTCTTTCAAACAGACCCAATATCTCTTCTTACTACAAATGCTATTGATATCTCATATCCAGATGTTGAAAACCACATACTTCCAGCTAAACTGTTCCTTAAGGTTCCTGTTACTTGTTCTTGTGTTGATGGGATCTTTAAGTCTGCTTTTGTTCATTACAAGACTAGGCCTTCTGATACTCTGTCTTTGATTGCTGACATAATATATGGGGGTCTTGTTTCTGCTGACCAGATCAAGGAAGGGAACCCCAATGCTGTTGGTCCTGACCCTTCAGTGTTAAATGTTGGGACTAATCTTTGGATTCCTCTTCCTTGCACTTGCTTTAATGGGACTGACAATAATCTTCCTGCTATTTATATGTCATATGTTGTTAGAGCTGTTGATACTCTTGCAGGGATTGCTGCTAGGTACTCGACCACTCTTACTGACCTTATGAATGTTAATGCTTTGGGAGGTCCTTCTATTAAGGAAGGTGACATTCTTTCCATTCCTTTGTCTG CTTGTACGTCTAGCTTCCCAAGATCTGCCTCGGATTATGGCTTATCTGTTGCGAATGGGAGCTATTCTATTACAGCTAGCCACTGTGTGCAATGCAGTTGTGGACCAGGGGGTCGTAA TTTGTACTGCATGCCAGCTTCTTTCGCAGTTTCTTGCTCAAGCATGCAGTGCAAGAACAGCAATCTCATGCTCGGAAATGTTACCATACAACAGACTGGTGGTGGTTGCAATGTGACTTCTTGCAATTACGGTGGCCTTGTTAATGGAACCATCATCACTAC ATTATCCACATCGCTTCAACCTCGATGCCCTG gACCTCAACAATTTCCTCCACTTGTTGCCCCACCTACATCAGTAGGCCCCGACTCGATGTTTGCTCCTGCCCCTTCACCTTCTGAATCTGGTGGTGCTCCGATATACCGTCCACATACTTCTATAGTCCCTGCATCTGGCTCAATCATAGCATTTCCACCTTCAGGTGGACCAAGTGGAAGTACATCTTCCGCTTGCTCGTTGAACCCTTTCGTTAGTCTTCTTATGGCAGTTTTCTTGTGTTTGTCTATGAAATACGCGATCTCGCTTCCTTTATAA
- the LOC107002988 gene encoding GDP-mannose transporter GONST5 — protein sequence MEETVLCQWTVIRSIFAILQWWGFNVAVIIMNKWIFQKLEFKFPLTVSCVHFICSAIGAYLVIKVLKLKPLIVVEPTDQWRRIFPMSFVFCINIVLGNVSLRYIPVSFMQTIKSFTPATTVILQWLVWRKSFEWRIWTSLIPIVGGILLTSITELSFNTFGFCAALFGCLATSTKTILAESLLHGYKFDSINTVYYMAPYATMILALPSLLFEGAGVVEWLYTFPSVVLSMLLIFLSGVLAFCLNFSIFYVIHSTTAVTFNVAGNLKVAVAVTFSWMIFQNPISAMNALGCGVTLVGCTFYGYVRHILSQHAQESPRTPENKMESVPLLHEKEQDQR from the exons ATGGAGGAAACTGTATTGTGCCAATGGACTGTTATTAGATCCATTTTTGCTATTCTTCAATGGTGGGGTTTCAATGTTGCTGTTATTATCATGAACAAATGGATCTTTCAg AAATTGGAGTTTAAATTTCCTTTGACAGTATCTTGCGTGCACTTCATATGCTCAGCTATTGGTGCATACCTGGTAAttaaagtgctgaaacttaaaCCACTCATCGTGGTCGAACCCACAGATCAGTGGAGAAGAATTTTTCCGATGTCATTTGTGTTTTGTATCAACATAGTCTTGGGGAATGTAAGTTTGCGATATATTCCTGTCTCTTTTATGCAGACCATAAAGTCATTTACTCCTGCAACAACAG TGATTTTGCAGTGGCTAGTTTGGAGGAAGAGCTTTGAATGGAGGATCTGGACTTCCTTGATTCCCATTGTTGGAGGAATTCTTCTTACTTCTATTACTGAGCTCAGTTTCAACACTTTTGGATTTTGCGCTGCTTTGTTTGGTTGCCTTGCTACTTCGACAAAAACTATTCTAGCAGAGTCGTTGTTGCATGGTTACAAATTTGACAG TATAAACACAGTATACTACATGGCTCCCTATGCAACTATGATACTGGCTCTGCCGTCTTTACTCTTTGAAGGAGCTGGGGTTGTAGAATGGTTATACACTTTCCCCTCAGTCGTTCTATCCATGCTTCTTATTTTTCTCTCCGGAGTGCTAGCTTTCTGCCTTAACTTCTCTATCTTCTATGTTATCCACTCCACGACTGCTGTCACTTTCAATGTTGCTGGAAACCTTAAG GTTGCCGTGGCTGTTACATTTTCATGGATGATATTCCAAAATCCAATCTCAGCTATGAATGCCCTGGGATGTGGAGTAACGCTTGTTGGGTGTACATTTTATGGTTATGTGAGGCACATTCTATCACAACATGCTCAAGAGTCTCCTCGTACGCCAGAGAACAAGATGGAATCTGTTCCTCTACTACATGAGAAAGAACAAGACCAAAGATGA
- the LOC107002989 gene encoding LOW QUALITY PROTEIN: uncharacterized protein LOC107002989 (The sequence of the model RefSeq protein was modified relative to this genomic sequence to represent the inferred CDS: inserted 1 base in 1 codon): MELASKVGDAVSKALNSNKVLNVVLMSAFGLLCMRSVQQQKNMEVLEAEKDSLLKSNKAMKKAMWDWKQQLFAEAELPNPLIPLSKIKAIYGDVQTTTSTSGNIIHKHSSACARAHTLYKXYGGKLLLTLLIIKNMQVEMLITEMENHLQEYLLSESHCCSLFMTKQVVFWQNNKRPLRSVKYHASVSRMGSWGKWCNSEFSLGT; the protein is encoded by the exons ATGGAGTTGGCAAGCAAAGTCGGAGACGCAGTAAGCAAAGCGCTGAACAGCAACAAAGTGTTGAATGTAGTGTTAATGAGTGCATTTGGATTGCTATGTATGAGATCAGTGCAGCAACAGAAGAATATGGAAGTTCTTGAAGCAGAAAAGGACTCTTTGCTCAAATCTAATAAAGCTATGAAGAAGGCTATGTGGGATTGGAAGCAGCAGCTTTTTGCTGAAGCTGAGTTACCCAATCCACTTATTCCACTCTCTAAGATTAAAGCCATTTATGGAGATGTTCAAACCACCACATCGACTTCTG GCAATATAATCCACAAACACTCATCTGCATGCGCGCGTGCACACACATTGTATA TTTATGGAGGGAAGTTGCTACTTACATTGCTTATCATCAAAAACATGCAGGTGGAGATGCTCATAACGGAGATGGAAAATCACCTGCAGGAGTATTTGTTATCTGAAAGCCATTGTTGTAGCTTGTTCATGACGAAGCAAGTTGTTTTCTGGCAAAATAACAAGCGGCCACTAAGATCTGTGAAATATCATGCTTCAGTTAGTAGAATGGGAAGCTGGGGAAAGTGGTGTAATTCTGAGTTTTCTCTTGGAACTTAG